From the genome of Alphaproteobacteria bacterium, one region includes:
- a CDS encoding carbon-phosphorus lyase complex subunit PhnI, whose protein sequence is MYVAVKGGERAIENSHELLAETRRGDPAVPELSVRQIQEQMGLAVARVMTEGSLYDPELAALAIKQAQGDLVEAVFLLRAYRTTLPRFGSSQPIDTATMLVRRRVSATFKDLPGGQVLGPTYDYTHRLLDFSLLDEDRPAPEAPVAEEALDVHMPRVADLLGAQGLIEPAAAEDGNAEPFDLTREPMRFPAGRDQRLQNLFRGDEGFVLALGYSTQRGFGGVHPFAGEIRLGEVEVEFVPEELGFPVSLGTITVTECEMVTQFEGAKDVPPQFTRGYGISFGHSERKAMAMALVDRAMRCEEFGEEAKHPAQDQEFVLSHSDNVEASGFVQHLKLPHYVDFQSELELLRRLRREMTEERQEAAE, encoded by the coding sequence CCGTGAAGGGTGGCGAACGCGCCATCGAGAACTCGCACGAACTGCTGGCCGAGACCCGCCGCGGCGACCCGGCCGTGCCCGAACTCTCGGTCCGGCAAATTCAGGAGCAGATGGGTCTGGCCGTCGCCCGCGTCATGACCGAGGGCTCGCTGTACGATCCGGAGCTGGCCGCGCTGGCGATCAAACAGGCCCAGGGCGATCTGGTCGAAGCGGTGTTTTTGTTGCGGGCCTATCGTACCACATTGCCGCGCTTCGGATCGTCGCAGCCGATCGACACCGCTACCATGCTGGTCCGCCGCCGGGTCTCGGCCACATTCAAGGATTTGCCGGGCGGCCAGGTGCTGGGGCCGACCTACGATTACACCCACCGCCTGCTGGATTTCTCGCTGCTGGACGAAGACCGGCCGGCGCCAGAAGCCCCCGTCGCCGAGGAAGCGCTGGACGTGCACATGCCCCGCGTCGCCGACCTGCTGGGCGCCCAGGGCCTGATAGAGCCCGCCGCCGCAGAAGACGGGAACGCGGAGCCGTTCGATCTGACCCGTGAGCCGATGCGCTTTCCGGCGGGCCGCGACCAGCGCCTGCAAAACCTGTTCCGCGGCGACGAGGGCTTCGTGCTGGCGCTCGGCTATTCCACCCAGCGCGGCTTTGGCGGCGTCCACCCGTTCGCCGGCGAAATCCGCCTGGGCGAGGTGGAGGTGGAATTCGTGCCGGAGGAACTGGGCTTCCCGGTCTCGCTCGGCACGATCACCGTCACCGAGTGCGAGATGGTCACCCAGTTCGAGGGCGCGAAGGACGTGCCGCCGCAATTCACCCGCGGCTATGGCATCAGCTTCGGCCATTCCGAGCGCAAGGCCATGGCCATGGCGCTGGTCGATCGCGCCATGCGCTGCGAGGAATTCGGCGAGGAGGCGAAACACCCGGCTCAGGACCAGGAATTCGTCCTCTCCCATTCCGACAATGTCGAGGCATCGGGCTTCGTCCAGCACCTGAAGCTGCCGCACTATGTGGACTTCCAGTCGGAACTGGAATTGCTGCGTCGCCTGCGCCGCGAGATGACCGAAGAGCGGCAGGAGGCCGCCGAATGA
- a CDS encoding alpha-D-ribose 1-methylphosphonate 5-phosphate C-P-lyase PhnJ yields the protein MSERKAGGATAYNFAYLDEQTKRMIRRVLLKAVAIPGYQVPFGGREMPLPYGWGTGGIQVTAAILGRDDTLKVIDQGADDTTNAVNIRRFFAVTADVRTTEKTAEASIIQTRHRIPEEPLRADQILVYQVPIPEPLRKLEPRETECRKMHAYAEYGLMQVKLYEDIARFGEISVTYDYPVLTNGRYVTAPSPIPKFDNPKMHDMPALQLFGAGREKRIYAIPPYTSVKSLDFDDHPFRPQEWDEVCGLCGAADSFLDEVILDDRGGHMFVCSDSDYCTGRRAAGHVGPMAAEAEEAGYGE from the coding sequence ATGAGCGAACGGAAGGCCGGCGGCGCGACCGCCTACAACTTCGCCTATCTGGACGAGCAGACCAAGCGGATGATCCGCCGAGTGCTGCTGAAGGCCGTCGCCATTCCCGGCTACCAGGTGCCGTTCGGCGGACGGGAAATGCCGCTGCCCTATGGCTGGGGCACCGGCGGCATTCAGGTGACGGCGGCGATCCTGGGCCGGGACGACACGCTCAAGGTCATCGACCAGGGCGCCGACGACACGACCAACGCCGTCAACATCCGCCGCTTCTTCGCCGTCACCGCCGACGTGCGCACCACCGAGAAAACCGCCGAGGCCAGCATCATCCAGACCCGCCACCGCATCCCGGAAGAGCCGCTGCGCGCCGACCAGATCCTGGTCTACCAGGTGCCGATCCCGGAGCCGCTGCGCAAGCTGGAGCCGCGCGAAACCGAGTGCCGAAAAATGCACGCCTATGCGGAATACGGCCTGATGCAGGTGAAGCTCTACGAAGACATCGCCCGCTTCGGCGAGATCTCGGTCACCTACGACTATCCGGTGCTGACCAACGGCCGTTATGTGACCGCACCGTCGCCGATCCCGAAATTCGACAATCCGAAAATGCACGACATGCCGGCGCTGCAATTGTTCGGCGCGGGGCGCGAGAAGCGCATCTACGCCATCCCGCCCTACACATCGGTCAAGAGCCTGGACTTCGACGACCACCCGTTCCGCCCGCAGGAATGGGACGAGGTTTGCGGCCTCTGCGGCGCCGCCGACTCGTTCCTGGACGAGGTGATCCTCGACGACCGGGGCGGGCACATGTTCGTCTGCTCCGACAGCGACTATTGCACCGGCCGCCGCGCCGCCGGCCATGTCGGGCCAATGGCGGCGGAGGCCGAGGAGGCGGGTTATGGCGAATAA
- the phnK gene encoding phosphonate C-P lyase system protein PhnK, which yields MTAPLLTADGVTKLYPGGRVGCRDVSFTLYPGEVLGIVGESGSGKSTLLNCLSAKMEPSAGRIRFATRTNGLTDIFRLSEPERRLLMRTDWGIVHQNPRDGLRMGVSAGGNVGERLMAVGARHYANIRQEALDWLSRVEIAEDRVDDRPRDFSGGMQQRLQIARILVSKPRLVFMDEPTGGLDVSVQARLLDLLRGLVRSLGLAAVVVTHDLAVVRLLADRLMVMKGGEVVEAGLTDQVLDDPHHPYTQLLVSAVLQG from the coding sequence ATGACCGCTCCCCTTCTCACCGCCGACGGCGTCACCAAGCTCTATCCCGGCGGCCGGGTCGGCTGCCGGGACGTCTCCTTCACGCTCTATCCGGGCGAGGTGCTGGGCATTGTCGGCGAGAGCGGCAGCGGCAAGTCGACGCTGCTGAACTGCCTCTCCGCCAAGATGGAGCCCAGCGCCGGCCGCATCCGCTTCGCAACGCGCACCAATGGCCTGACCGACATTTTCCGCCTGTCGGAGCCGGAACGCCGCCTCTTGATGCGCACCGACTGGGGCATCGTCCACCAGAACCCGCGCGACGGCCTGCGCATGGGCGTGTCCGCCGGCGGCAATGTCGGCGAACGGCTGATGGCCGTCGGCGCCCGCCACTACGCCAACATCCGGCAGGAAGCGCTCGATTGGCTTTCCCGGGTCGAGATCGCCGAGGACCGCGTGGACGACCGCCCGCGCGACTTCTCCGGCGGCATGCAACAGCGCCTGCAGATCGCCCGCATCCTGGTCTCGAAACCCCGCCTGGTGTTCATGGACGAGCCCACCGGCGGCCTGGACGTCAGCGTGCAGGCGCGCCTGCTCGACCTGCTGCGCGGGCTGGTGCGCTCGCTGGGGCTGGCGGCGGTGGTGGTGACCCACGACCTGGCCGTGGTCCGCCTGCTGGCCGACCGGCTGATGGTGATGAAGGGCGGCGAGGTGGTGGAGGCCGGCCTGACCGACCAGGTGCTGGACGACCCGCACCATCCCTACACCCAGCTTCTCGTCTCCGCCGTGCTGCAGGGGTGA
- the phnL gene encoding phosphonate C-P lyase system protein PhnL: MSSMTPSPILRVESLAKTFTLHTQGGVRLPVFRDVSFTVAPGECVVLAGPSGSGKSTLLRSLYANYLPDAGHIHVRHQGTWVDMVTAEPRAILAVRRQTMGYVSQFLRVIPRVPTLDIVAEPLLAQGVAQEEAEARARALLHRLALPERLWSVPPATFSGGEQQRVNIARSFVRAYPILLLDEPTASLDQANRETVVALVNEARAAGTAIVAICHDAPVRDAIATRLFDVTEFAAAA, translated from the coding sequence ATGTCATCCATGACCCCCTCGCCCATTCTCCGGGTCGAAAGCCTCGCCAAGACCTTCACCCTGCACACCCAGGGCGGCGTGCGGCTGCCGGTGTTCCGGGACGTGAGCTTCACCGTCGCGCCCGGCGAGTGCGTGGTGCTCGCCGGCCCGTCCGGTAGCGGCAAGAGCACGCTGCTGCGCTCGCTCTACGCCAACTACCTGCCGGATGCCGGCCATATCCATGTCCGCCACCAGGGGACCTGGGTCGACATGGTGACGGCCGAGCCGCGCGCCATCCTGGCGGTGCGGCGCCAGACCATGGGCTATGTGAGCCAGTTCCTGCGGGTCATTCCGCGGGTGCCGACCCTGGACATCGTCGCCGAGCCGCTGCTGGCCCAGGGCGTCGCGCAGGAGGAGGCGGAGGCCCGCGCCCGCGCCCTGCTCCACCGCCTGGCCTTGCCGGAGCGGCTCTGGAGCGTGCCGCCCGCCACCTTCTCCGGCGGCGAGCAGCAGCGCGTGAACATTGCCCGCAGCTTCGTGCGTGCCTACCCTATCCTGCTGCTGGACGAGCCGACCGCCTCGCTCGACCAGGCCAACCGCGAGACTGTGGTGGCCCTGGTCAACGAGGCGCGCGCCGCCGGCACCGCCATCGTCGCCATCTGCCATGACGCGCCCGTGCGCGACGCCATCGCCACCCGCCTGTTCGACGTTACGGAGTTTGCAGCCGCCGCATGA
- a CDS encoding alpha-D-ribose 1-methylphosphonate 5-triphosphate diphosphatase, whose translation MSETTLTNARLVLRDRVMSGALAIRDGRILAIGTDATQGQDLEGDYLIPGLVELHTDNIEKNLRPRPGITWPSALAAILAHDAACAGAGITTVYDSISVGEYSDAPGRREFLQLSVDGIKQGMAADAFRAEHRLHLRCELPDPGVLRLLEPYWDEPLFGLISLMDHTPGQRQWRDMESYRVYLTPRLMPGETFERRVADRIETGQKLVPIHRREILARWRAKGADLPVASHDDTTLEHVAEAAADGIAIAEFPTTLEAAKALHAAKIGVVMGAPNVVRGGSHSGNVSAMELAHEGLVDGLSSDYAPFSLLHAAFLLHERAGLPLSDAIATVTAAPAAMAGLRDRGSIAEGRRADLVQVRLVEGVPVVRAVWREGRRVA comes from the coding sequence ATGAGTGAAACCACACTGACCAACGCCCGGCTGGTGCTACGCGACCGGGTCATGTCCGGCGCTCTCGCCATCCGAGACGGCCGCATCCTCGCCATCGGAACGGACGCCACACAGGGGCAGGACCTGGAGGGGGATTATTTGATCCCCGGCCTGGTGGAACTGCACACCGACAATATCGAGAAGAACCTGCGCCCCCGCCCCGGCATCACCTGGCCGTCGGCACTGGCGGCGATCCTGGCACACGACGCGGCCTGCGCCGGCGCCGGCATCACCACGGTCTACGACTCGATCTCGGTCGGCGAATATTCGGACGCGCCGGGCCGGCGCGAATTCCTGCAACTCTCCGTCGACGGCATCAAGCAGGGCATGGCCGCCGATGCCTTCCGCGCCGAGCACCGGCTGCACCTGCGCTGCGAACTGCCGGACCCCGGCGTGCTGCGCCTGCTGGAGCCCTATTGGGACGAGCCGCTGTTCGGCCTCATCAGCCTGATGGACCACACGCCCGGCCAGCGGCAATGGCGCGACATGGAGAGCTATCGCGTCTACCTGACCCCGCGCCTGATGCCCGGCGAGACCTTCGAACGGCGCGTGGCCGACCGGATCGAGACCGGACAGAAGTTGGTGCCGATCCATCGCCGCGAGATCCTGGCGCGCTGGCGGGCCAAGGGCGCGGACCTGCCGGTCGCCTCGCACGACGACACCACGCTGGAGCATGTGGCCGAGGCCGCCGCCGACGGCATCGCCATCGCCGAATTCCCGACCACGCTGGAAGCGGCCAAGGCTCTGCACGCGGCGAAGATCGGCGTCGTCATGGGCGCGCCGAACGTGGTGCGCGGCGGGTCCCATTCCGGCAATGTCTCGGCCATGGAGTTGGCGCACGAAGGGCTGGTGGATGGCCTTTCCAGCGACTACGCACCCTTCAGCCTGTTGCACGCCGCCTTCCTGCTGCACGAGCGCGCCGGCCTGCCCCTGTCCGACGCCATTGCCACCGTGACCGCGGCACCGGCCGCCATGGCCGGGCTCCGCGACCGCGGTTCGATCGCCGAAGGCCGGCGCGCCGACCTGGTGCAGGTGCGGCTGGTCGAGGGCGTGCCCGTGGTCCGCGCCGTCTGGCGCGAAGGCCGGCGGGTGGCCTGA
- the thiO gene encoding glycine oxidase ThiO, with protein sequence MASKSKSVLIIGGGINGLAIAWRLAEAGCTVDVLDAGAIGPGTKGATWAAGGMLAASVEAEPGEEALTALCLDSQQRWPAFRDALEAASGVSVGYRDEGTLVVATNRDEAAALRHHYDYQTGLGLALEWLTPAEARRREPHLGRTITAGVYSPGDHQVENRDVLRALVVAAERAGVRLHPHTPVEALETVGDRATGVRIAGEVHAADAVVLAAGAWCGAIRNIPPEAKPPVRPLKGQMLAVQMDPAAPILSHVVWAPATYLIPRLDGRLLIGATVEERGFDDTVTAGGLLTLLDTAWRALPTIEELPVVETWAGFRPTSRDDAPIFGPTAVEGLFLATGHHRNGILLAPMTADAVGAAVLGHDMPAVARPFTNDRFASRPTTKAVA encoded by the coding sequence ATGGCATCCAAGAGCAAATCGGTCCTTATCATCGGTGGCGGCATCAACGGCCTTGCCATCGCCTGGCGGCTGGCGGAGGCCGGCTGCACGGTCGACGTCCTTGACGCCGGCGCCATCGGTCCCGGCACAAAGGGCGCGACCTGGGCCGCCGGCGGCATGCTGGCCGCCAGCGTCGAGGCGGAGCCGGGCGAGGAAGCGCTGACGGCGCTCTGCCTCGACAGCCAGCAACGCTGGCCCGCCTTCCGCGACGCGCTGGAGGCGGCAAGCGGCGTCTCGGTCGGCTATCGCGACGAGGGCACGCTGGTGGTCGCCACCAACCGCGACGAGGCGGCGGCCCTGCGCCATCATTACGACTATCAGACCGGCCTCGGCCTGGCCCTGGAATGGCTGACGCCGGCAGAGGCGCGGCGGCGCGAGCCGCATCTGGGCCGCACCATCACCGCGGGCGTCTATTCCCCCGGCGACCACCAGGTGGAGAACCGCGACGTGCTGCGCGCCCTGGTGGTCGCGGCTGAGCGCGCCGGCGTGCGCCTGCACCCCCACACCCCGGTCGAAGCGCTGGAGACGGTTGGCGACCGCGCCACCGGCGTGCGCATTGCCGGCGAGGTCCACGCCGCCGACGCGGTGGTGCTGGCCGCCGGGGCCTGGTGCGGCGCGATCCGGAACATCCCGCCGGAAGCAAAGCCGCCGGTGCGCCCGCTCAAGGGCCAGATGCTGGCGGTGCAGATGGACCCGGCCGCGCCGATCCTCTCGCACGTGGTGTGGGCTCCGGCCACCTATTTGATCCCCCGGCTCGACGGCCGCCTGCTGATCGGCGCCACGGTGGAGGAACGCGGCTTCGACGACACAGTCACAGCCGGCGGCCTGCTGACCCTTTTGGATACCGCCTGGCGGGCGCTGCCCACCATCGAGGAACTGCCGGTGGTGGAGACCTGGGCCGGCTTCCGCCCCACCAGCCGCGACGACGCGCCGATCTTCGGCCCCACGGCGGTGGAGGGCCTGTTCCTCGCCACCGGCCACCACCGCAACGGCATCCTGCTGGCCCCCATGACCGCCGACGCGGTCGGCGCCGCGGTGCTGGGCCACGACATGCCGGCGGTCGCCCGGCCCTTCACCAACGACCGCTTCGCCTCCCGCCCGACCACCAAGGCCGTCGCATGA
- the thiS gene encoding sulfur carrier protein ThiS: protein MTLTVNGEPRQSAAATVIALLTEEGVQPDAKGVAVALNGAVVRKPDWSATALADGDAVEIVKPFSGG, encoded by the coding sequence ATGACCCTGACCGTCAATGGCGAGCCGCGCCAGTCCGCAGCCGCCACCGTGATCGCGCTGCTGACCGAGGAAGGCGTGCAGCCGGATGCCAAGGGCGTCGCCGTGGCGCTGAACGGCGCCGTCGTGCGCAAGCCCGACTGGAGCGCCACCGCCCTTGCCGACGGCGATGCCGTCGAAATCGTCAAACCGTTTTCCGGAGGCTGA
- a CDS encoding thiazole synthase: MQTTAPKTETDDALEIGGVRFRSRLMLGTAGYPNRQVMLDALEAGGAEIVTVSIRRISLEAYAESMTDVLAGKHLLPNTAGCATAKDAVLTAQLAREALETNWVKLEVIGDRDTLYPDVEELLRAAEELVKDGFTVLPYANDDPVTCRKLADVGCAAVMPMGSFIGSGLGVANPAAMARIVADSPVPVICDAGLGTASDAAIAMELGCSGVLLNTAVAKALDPVRMARAMGRAVQAGRDAHLAGRIPKLARAEPSSPQLGLIGG; encoded by the coding sequence ATGCAAACGACCGCCCCCAAAACCGAGACCGACGACGCGCTGGAAATCGGCGGCGTCCGCTTCCGCTCGCGCCTGATGCTGGGCACGGCCGGCTATCCGAACCGGCAGGTGATGCTGGATGCGCTGGAGGCCGGCGGTGCCGAGATCGTCACCGTCTCGATCCGCCGCATCTCGCTGGAAGCCTATGCCGAGAGCATGACCGATGTGCTGGCGGGCAAGCACCTGCTGCCGAACACCGCCGGCTGCGCCACCGCCAAGGACGCGGTGCTGACCGCGCAACTGGCGCGCGAGGCGCTGGAGACCAACTGGGTCAAGCTGGAGGTGATCGGCGACCGCGACACGCTCTATCCCGACGTCGAGGAATTGCTGCGCGCCGCCGAGGAACTGGTCAAGGACGGCTTCACCGTCCTGCCCTACGCCAACGACGACCCGGTGACCTGCCGCAAGCTGGCGGATGTCGGCTGCGCGGCAGTGATGCCGATGGGCTCGTTCATCGGCTCCGGCCTGGGGGTCGCCAACCCGGCGGCAATGGCGCGGATCGTGGCGGATTCGCCGGTGCCGGTGATCTGCGACGCGGGGCTTGGCACTGCCAGCGACGCGGCGATTGCGATGGAACTGGGCTGCTCCGGCGTGCTGCTGAACACGGCGGTCGCCAAGGCGCTGGACCCTGTGCGCATGGCCCGCGCCATGGGCCGGGCGGTGCAGGCGGGCCGCGACGCCCACCTGGCCGGCCGCATCCCCAAGCTGGCCCGCGCCGAACCGTCGAGCCCGCAACTGGGGCTGATCGGCGGCTGA
- a CDS encoding thiamine phosphate synthase: MRPLPSPPVLLITDRGQAGRPLPDVVAAAFDGGCRWVSLREKDLPAHDRRRLAETLVKRAEPYKARVGVHDDVALAASLGLRALHLPAGGDVTAAKRRADPRCLIGRSCHTAEAVAAAAAAGADYASLSPIFLTRSKPGYGPALGVDRLAAIAGGSPLPLVALGGLTPERVAACRATGAKGIAVMGEVMRADDPARVMRAFVEAWNT, encoded by the coding sequence ATGCGCCCGCTCCCCTCCCCGCCCGTGCTGTTGATCACCGACCGGGGCCAAGCCGGTCGGCCGCTGCCGGACGTGGTCGCCGCGGCCTTCGACGGCGGCTGCCGCTGGGTCAGCCTGCGCGAGAAGGACCTGCCCGCCCACGACCGCCGCCGCCTGGCCGAAACGCTGGTAAAGCGGGCCGAGCCCTACAAGGCGCGGGTGGGCGTGCACGACGACGTGGCGCTGGCCGCGAGCCTGGGTCTGCGGGCGCTGCACCTGCCGGCGGGCGGCGACGTGACGGCGGCGAAGCGCCGGGCGGACCCGCGCTGCCTGATCGGCCGCTCCTGCCATACGGCCGAGGCGGTGGCAGCGGCCGCAGCGGCAGGCGCCGACTATGCGAGCCTGAGCCCGATCTTCCTGACGCGCAGCAAGCCCGGCTATGGCCCGGCCCTGGGCGTGGACCGCCTCGCCGCCATCGCTGGCGGGAGCCCTCTGCCGCTGGTGGCGCTGGGCGGGCTGACGCCGGAGCGCGTCGCCGCCTGCCGGGCGACCGGCGCCAAGGGCATCGCCGTCATGGGCGAGGTCATGCGCGCCGACGACCCGGCGCGGGTGATGCGGGCGTTTGTCGAGGCTTGGAACACTTAA
- a CDS encoding glutathione S-transferase family protein — protein sequence MALTLYDNWDSGNGYKVRLALAHLGLSYRLVDLDTDRGETRTPDFLAINPNGKIPAVVFEDGRILFESNAILCYLAEGSTLMPAAPFARAQVLQWLFFEQYSHEPQVAVARYIRRHLAEGHSRYAELPARIAGGNRALGVMEGHLAGRDFLVGEGFSVADIGLYAYTHVAAQGGFDLGQFPAVQAWCARVAGLPGHVPMLEGPPQSP from the coding sequence ATGGCGCTCACCCTCTACGACAACTGGGATTCCGGCAACGGCTACAAGGTGCGCCTCGCCCTGGCGCATCTGGGCCTCTCCTATCGTCTGGTCGACCTCGACACCGACCGGGGCGAGACGCGCACGCCGGACTTCCTGGCGATCAATCCGAACGGCAAAATCCCGGCGGTGGTGTTCGAGGACGGCCGCATCCTGTTCGAGTCCAACGCCATCCTCTGCTATCTGGCCGAGGGCTCGACCCTGATGCCGGCGGCGCCGTTCGCCCGCGCCCAGGTGCTGCAATGGCTGTTCTTCGAGCAATACAGCCACGAGCCGCAGGTGGCCGTCGCCCGCTATATCCGCCGCCATCTGGCCGAGGGCCATTCCCGCTATGCCGAACTGCCGGCCCGCATCGCCGGCGGCAACCGCGCGCTGGGCGTGATGGAGGGGCATTTGGCCGGCCGGGATTTCCTGGTGGGAGAGGGCTTCTCGGTCGCCGATATCGGCCTCTACGCCTACACCCATGTGGCGGCCCAGGGCGGTTTCGACCTGGGGCAATTCCCGGCGGTGCAAGCCTGGTGTGCGCGGGTGGCGGGATTGCCCGGCCACGTGCCGATGCTGGAAGGCCCGCCGCAGAGCCCCTGA